In Wenyingzhuangia fucanilytica, the following are encoded in one genomic region:
- a CDS encoding RagB/SusD family nutrient uptake outer membrane protein: MKIYKKIKPVLALLAFSMLLNSCDDFIQEDAYSSVTSENFIDENNADQLIVGVYAATRGVYRTHAYKFEGTDLFTTKTEVFSFSSGNDYNNMVAPITNGVWSSNYNVISKANTAINRFETQISWSNNKLEEKAYGIAQARALRALAFFNLAVQYGGVVLELEEPLSIRNDYTRAREEQTFSLIITELEAAIPGLEDDPQTGRFSKRAAKHLLSEVYLTRAYKSYAGTNDFQTAADLAVEAIDGYDIRTQTFAEVFDYDNQVNPEILFATQWENNEFSGDRNNNKHSLFMYNLFDYPGVSRSNQYGVQGDGLMMTPYFYSLFADNDTREDATIHRVIYADEPGFSVGSDVIIPGDTLVYFPKQALDVAELTDKLDRYWVFQPDEYLWGKPDDIAGVNYTYSSNPYFVNFPIMKKFDDEVYFDENGGARDTFVFRVAETHLLAAEAFLGAGNTVQALFHINRVRERATGVINHYLTIDLDDVLEERALELAGETNRWAVLKRMGKLEERIELYNPHVIDHGAFDATKHLLRPIPTRELDLSPDTMKQNPKY; encoded by the coding sequence ATGAAAATATATAAAAAAATAAAACCAGTTTTAGCATTGTTAGCTTTTTCGATGCTATTAAACTCCTGTGATGATTTTATTCAGGAAGATGCATATTCTTCTGTAACAAGTGAGAATTTTATAGATGAAAATAATGCAGATCAATTAATCGTTGGAGTATATGCTGCTACAAGAGGCGTGTATAGAACTCATGCATATAAATTTGAAGGAACTGATCTTTTTACGACCAAAACCGAAGTTTTTTCTTTTAGTAGTGGTAATGATTATAACAATATGGTAGCTCCTATAACCAATGGTGTTTGGAGTAGTAATTACAATGTAATCTCCAAGGCAAATACAGCTATCAATAGATTTGAAACTCAAATAAGTTGGAGTAATAATAAATTAGAAGAAAAAGCTTACGGTATTGCTCAAGCAAGAGCGTTAAGAGCATTGGCCTTTTTTAATTTGGCTGTTCAATATGGAGGTGTAGTTTTAGAGTTAGAGGAGCCTTTAAGTATTCGTAATGATTATACTCGTGCTAGAGAAGAACAAACTTTTAGCCTAATTATAACTGAATTAGAAGCTGCTATTCCAGGTTTAGAAGATGATCCTCAAACAGGACGTTTCTCTAAAAGAGCTGCTAAACACTTATTGTCAGAAGTATATTTAACCAGAGCCTACAAATCTTATGCTGGAACAAATGATTTTCAGACTGCTGCAGATTTGGCTGTTGAGGCTATAGATGGGTATGATATTAGAACACAAACATTTGCAGAAGTTTTTGATTATGATAATCAGGTAAATCCAGAAATTTTATTTGCAACACAATGGGAGAATAATGAGTTTTCTGGAGATAGAAATAACAATAAGCACTCTTTATTTATGTACAATTTATTCGATTATCCAGGAGTTAGTCGTTCAAATCAATATGGAGTACAAGGCGATGGTTTGATGATGACACCATATTTTTACTCGTTATTTGCTGATAATGATACACGTGAAGATGCAACCATACATCGTGTAATTTATGCAGACGAACCTGGGTTTTCAGTTGGATCAGATGTAATTATACCTGGTGATACCTTGGTGTATTTTCCAAAACAAGCACTAGATGTAGCGGAGCTTACCGATAAGTTAGATAGGTACTGGGTATTTCAACCAGATGAATACCTGTGGGGTAAGCCAGATGATATTGCGGGAGTAAATTACACATATTCATCAAATCCATATTTTGTAAACTTTCCAATCATGAAAAAATTTGATGATGAGGTTTATTTTGACGAAAATGGAGGAGCTAGAGATACTTTTGTTTTTAGAGTTGCAGAAACACATTTATTAGCAGCTGAAGCTTTTTTAGGGGCTGGTAATACCGTTCAGGCTTTGTTCCATATTAATAGAGTAAGAGAACGTGCTACAGGAGTTATCAATCATTATTTAACTATTGATTTAGATGATGTTTTAGAAGAACGTGCTTTAGAATTGGCAGGAGAAACCAATCGTTGGGCAGTGTTAAAACGTATGGGGAAATTAGAAGAGCGTATAGAATTGTATAATCCTCATGTGATAGATCATGGAGCTTTTGATGCTACTAAGCATTTATTACGTCCAATACCTACTAGAGAGTTAGATTTATCTCCAGACACAATGAAGCAAAACCCTAAGTATTAA
- a CDS encoding DUF1800 domain-containing protein — protein MNKKHLIHLYNRVGFGILPKDLDELSRFSLDENIQHLLKKSKPITPLVVNTSTLQEIIALKNTDEKKRMLQKENRRLLADLNSEWYHQLNHSTELLRDKMTLFWANHFVCAENDILQTQQYLLVLKKNALGNFRDFVLEISKNPMMNKYLNNKQNKKEHPNENYARELMELFTLGNGHYTEKDIKESARAFTGWSSNKTKFVFRKNIHDFGTKTFLGKTGKFDGTDIIDIILEQPQCALFISEKIYKEFVNPTPNAKHITQMAKVFRKNYNISELMEFVLTADWFYEDKNINVKIKSPVELLVGIQKVIPYTFKKDRYFQYLQFNLGQKLLYPPNVAGWPGNKQWIDANTIMLRLKLASTIAQQKEIELEPEVAFEDDFETFNKRKKNKNKLLFTTVDWKEFNQQIKNTNASDWQEVLIGSNLNQNTLDLIKKINTNNIKEFCIALMSLPEYQMC, from the coding sequence ATGAATAAAAAGCATCTTATACACCTATATAACAGAGTAGGATTTGGAATACTTCCAAAGGATTTAGATGAATTAAGTCGTTTTTCATTGGATGAAAACATACAACACCTCTTAAAAAAATCTAAACCAATTACTCCTCTTGTGGTAAACACATCTACGTTACAAGAAATTATTGCGCTTAAAAATACTGACGAAAAAAAACGTATGTTACAAAAAGAAAACAGACGTTTACTAGCAGATTTAAATTCAGAATGGTATCATCAATTAAATCATTCAACCGAATTATTAAGAGATAAAATGACCTTGTTTTGGGCCAATCATTTTGTTTGTGCTGAAAATGACATCTTGCAAACCCAACAATATCTTTTGGTTTTAAAGAAAAATGCTTTGGGAAATTTTAGAGATTTTGTGTTAGAAATTTCTAAAAATCCTATGATGAATAAGTACCTAAACAATAAACAAAACAAAAAAGAACATCCTAATGAAAATTATGCCAGAGAGCTAATGGAGTTGTTTACTTTAGGTAATGGACATTATACCGAGAAGGATATTAAAGAATCTGCAAGGGCTTTTACTGGTTGGTCATCTAACAAAACAAAATTTGTTTTTAGAAAAAATATACATGATTTTGGAACCAAAACTTTTTTAGGTAAAACAGGTAAGTTTGATGGTACTGATATTATTGATATAATTTTAGAACAACCACAATGCGCGCTTTTTATTTCAGAAAAAATATATAAAGAATTTGTAAACCCTACACCCAACGCAAAACATATTACCCAAATGGCTAAGGTGTTTAGAAAGAACTATAATATTTCTGAATTGATGGAATTTGTGCTTACTGCAGATTGGTTTTATGAGGATAAAAACATAAATGTTAAAATAAAATCTCCTGTAGAATTATTGGTTGGAATTCAAAAAGTAATTCCCTACACCTTTAAGAAAGATAGATATTTTCAATACTTACAATTTAATTTAGGACAAAAACTTTTATATCCGCCAAACGTAGCGGGTTGGCCAGGAAATAAACAATGGATTGATGCAAACACCATTATGCTAAGATTAAAATTAGCCTCTACCATTGCCCAACAAAAAGAAATAGAATTAGAACCCGAAGTAGCTTTTGAGGATGATTTTGAAACTTTTAACAAACGTAAAAAAAACAAGAACAAGTTATTATTTACAACTGTTGATTGGAAAGAATTTAATCAACAAATAAAAAACACAAACGCATCAGATTGGCAAGAAGTCCTTATTGGCTCTAACCTAAATCAAAACACTTTAGATTTAATCAAAAAAATAAACACTAACAACATCAAAGAATTCTGTATTGCCCTAATGTCTTTACCAGAATACCAAATGTGCTAA
- a CDS encoding Gfo/Idh/MocA family oxidoreductase, with the protein MSTNRRDFIKKAAIGAVGISLGSTSANAMSAKSYSKIIGANDRINVAIQGLGRRYGSYMKPIMDKKNNIELSYLCDVMKSQRDKAGQKVREESHHKPKLENDIRKVLNDKDVDAIFMATPDHWHAPGACMAMQAGKHVYLEKPCSHNLKEGELLIAYQKKYGKVVQMGNQQRSSLQSQEIIKDIHNGVIGDVYNAIAFYTSKRGRVPNQVQTAPPEGLDWDLFQGPAPRRAYTDNTWDYNWHWYGWDYGTAEMGNNATHELDIARWALDVKYPEHVDVRSGKFHYKDDGWEMYDTMEATFRFGGNRTIQWDGRSRNGYDKYGAGRGTIIYGSNGSAFIDRDGYKLYDIKGKLVKENIIPGLENGNALGGGGGLTVAHTLNFFDTIRGKAELTSPIEQGAISQMLTHYANIASRINQSFDVDENTGRIFNREAMKLWSREYEPGWDIKSV; encoded by the coding sequence ATGAGTACAAACAGAAGAGATTTTATAAAAAAAGCAGCGATTGGTGCTGTTGGAATTAGTTTAGGTTCAACCTCTGCAAATGCAATGAGTGCTAAAAGTTATTCTAAAATTATTGGAGCTAACGACAGAATAAATGTTGCTATTCAAGGATTAGGAAGACGTTATGGTTCCTACATGAAACCTATTATGGATAAAAAGAACAATATTGAATTAAGCTACTTGTGTGATGTGATGAAAAGTCAACGTGATAAGGCAGGGCAAAAAGTTAGAGAAGAAAGTCATCACAAACCAAAACTAGAAAACGATATTAGAAAAGTTCTTAACGATAAAGATGTAGATGCTATTTTTATGGCTACTCCAGATCACTGGCATGCACCCGGAGCGTGTATGGCTATGCAAGCGGGTAAACATGTTTATTTAGAAAAACCTTGTAGTCATAATTTAAAAGAAGGGGAATTATTAATTGCCTACCAAAAAAAGTACGGAAAAGTAGTGCAAATGGGTAACCAACAGCGTTCTTCTTTACAATCTCAAGAAATTATAAAAGACATTCACAACGGAGTTATAGGTGATGTTTACAATGCCATTGCTTTTTACACGAGTAAAAGAGGTCGTGTTCCTAATCAGGTACAAACAGCTCCTCCAGAGGGATTAGATTGGGATTTATTTCAAGGACCAGCTCCTAGAAGAGCCTATACAGATAATACTTGGGACTACAATTGGCATTGGTACGGATGGGATTATGGAACTGCAGAAATGGGTAACAATGCAACGCATGAATTAGATATTGCTCGTTGGGCTTTAGATGTAAAATACCCTGAACATGTTGATGTAAGATCTGGTAAATTCCACTACAAAGATGATGGATGGGAGATGTACGATACTATGGAAGCTACTTTTAGATTTGGTGGAAATAGAACCATTCAATGGGACGGACGTAGTAGAAATGGTTACGATAAATACGGTGCCGGTAGAGGTACTATTATTTACGGTTCTAACGGTTCTGCTTTTATAGATAGAGATGGATATAAATTATATGATATTAAAGGAAAATTAGTTAAAGAAAATATAATTCCAGGCTTAGAAAATGGAAACGCTCTTGGTGGAGGTGGTGGTCTTACAGTGGCTCACACTTTAAACTTTTTTGATACCATTAGAGGAAAAGCTGAATTAACCTCTCCTATTGAGCAAGGAGCTATTAGTCAAATGTTAACTCATTATGCAAATATTGCCTCTAGAATAAATCAATCTTTTGATGTTGATGAAAACACAGGACGCATATTTAATAGAGAAGCTATGAAATTATGGTCTAGAGAATACGAGCCAGGTTGGGATATTAAATCTGTGTAA
- a CDS encoding family 78 glycoside hydrolase catalytic domain, with translation MKKHILLLFLTLSLTQLKAQNIDLKTSNFSSKNITKIKEGHYLIDFGKAFFGNVEISSKTAQNDSIICRLGEKLNNNIIDRKPGGTIRYQQAIINQLPKNQPISPKLNPDKRNTGKAAIKLPDSIGVIMPFRYFEIENLKVPVTDLNITQKAVHYQFNDHASYFLSSNETMNAVWEMCKHTIKATSFTGYYVDGDRERIPYEADAYINQLSHYSVDNEYSMATRTNEYFINHPTWPTEWLLHTVLLFYQDYMYTGNLEPLKKHYENLKLKTLMDLERADGLISSKSPKLTSELIKKLGFKKANTKIKDIIDWPPAQKDTGWKLATAEGERDGYEIVDVNTVVNSFYYYNLKLMSKIAGFLNKKEDVLLFTNKASRVKNTINHKLFDTHRGIYIDGEGSNHASLHGNMLPLAFRLVPDEHVKSVTDFIKSRGMACSVYGAQYLLEGLFEYDEAKYAIALITNTEGDRNWWNMLKVGSTMAMEAWDLKYKPNSDWNHAWGTAPLNIITRYMWGVKPKTPGFKTATIQPKLADLSFSKIKIPTQVGFILAEHKTTKNETLYKITIPKGMTAEFIFPDNYAKAYINHKKIKKSSYSKILNSGSYEIKVVL, from the coding sequence ATGAAGAAACACATATTATTACTCTTCCTTACTCTTTCTTTAACTCAGCTTAAAGCACAAAATATAGATTTAAAAACTTCAAATTTCTCCTCTAAAAACATCACAAAAATTAAAGAGGGGCATTATTTAATTGATTTTGGAAAAGCTTTTTTTGGTAATGTAGAAATCTCTTCTAAAACAGCCCAAAACGATTCAATTATCTGTCGTTTGGGAGAAAAACTAAACAATAATATCATTGATAGAAAACCAGGAGGAACTATTAGATATCAACAAGCAATCATCAATCAATTACCCAAAAATCAACCTATTTCTCCAAAACTTAACCCTGATAAAAGAAATACTGGGAAAGCCGCTATTAAACTACCCGATAGCATAGGAGTTATTATGCCTTTTAGATATTTTGAAATTGAAAACTTAAAAGTTCCAGTTACAGATTTAAACATCACACAAAAAGCAGTTCATTATCAGTTTAACGACCATGCTAGTTATTTTTTATCCTCAAACGAAACAATGAATGCTGTTTGGGAAATGTGCAAACACACTATTAAAGCAACTAGTTTTACAGGATATTATGTTGATGGAGATAGAGAACGTATTCCTTACGAAGCTGATGCATACATCAATCAGTTAAGTCATTACAGTGTAGACAACGAATATTCTATGGCTACAAGAACAAATGAATATTTCATCAATCATCCTACTTGGCCAACCGAATGGTTACTACATACTGTTTTATTGTTTTATCAAGATTATATGTACACTGGCAATCTTGAGCCTTTAAAAAAACATTACGAAAATCTAAAACTAAAAACACTTATGGATTTAGAACGTGCCGATGGCTTAATTAGTTCTAAGTCTCCAAAATTAACCTCAGAACTAATCAAAAAACTAGGTTTTAAAAAGGCAAACACCAAAATAAAAGATATAATAGACTGGCCTCCTGCACAAAAAGATACAGGTTGGAAATTAGCAACTGCCGAAGGAGAAAGAGATGGCTACGAAATTGTTGATGTAAACACTGTGGTAAATTCATTTTACTACTACAACTTAAAGTTAATGAGTAAAATAGCTGGGTTTTTAAATAAAAAAGAAGATGTGCTTTTATTTACTAACAAAGCTAGTAGAGTTAAAAATACCATCAACCATAAATTATTTGATACCCATAGAGGAATTTATATTGATGGAGAAGGATCAAACCACGCATCGTTACATGGTAATATGCTACCATTAGCTTTTAGATTAGTTCCTGATGAACATGTAAAAAGTGTTACTGACTTTATAAAATCTAGAGGAATGGCTTGTAGTGTTTATGGTGCTCAATATTTACTTGAAGGATTGTTTGAGTATGATGAAGCTAAATATGCCATAGCATTAATAACCAATACTGAGGGAGATAGAAACTGGTGGAATATGTTAAAAGTAGGGTCTACAATGGCCATGGAGGCTTGGGACTTAAAATACAAACCAAATTCTGATTGGAATCATGCTTGGGGTACTGCTCCACTAAACATCATTACTCGTTATATGTGGGGTGTAAAACCTAAAACACCAGGTTTTAAAACAGCTACTATTCAACCTAAATTAGCCGATTTATCATTCTCTAAAATAAAAATCCCTACTCAAGTAGGATTTATCCTTGCAGAACATAAAACAACTAAAAACGAAACTCTATATAAAATAACAATTCCCAAAGGGATGACAGCAGAATTTATATTCCCTGACAATTATGCTAAAGCTTATATAAACCATAAAAAAATTAAAAAGAGTAGTTACTCTAAAATTTTAAATAGTGGTTCTTATGAGATAAAAGTTGTTTTATAA
- a CDS encoding 3-keto-disaccharide hydrolase, translated as MKTLTLINKSLLLLSITFLFSCNKKDNTPWVKLFDGETLNGWHQKGGNAKYTVRDGAIVGSTIHNTPNSFLTTDKTYSDFILELDYKVDPSMNSGIQIRSNSFPHYRDGRVHGYQVEIDPSERAWSGGIYDEARRGWLNPLDNNPAAQKAFKQNEWNHYRIEAIGDTIKTWVNGVPAAYLIDEKTSEGFICLQVHSIHSNKKEGTEIVWKNIKILTENVSKYTTKSTIDPIIAKNQLTIDEKKKGWKLLWDGKTTNGWRGAKLDKFPEKGWVIENGELSVLSSGGAESRAGGDIVTNELFKDFELKVDFKVTPGGNSGIKYYVDTEINKGSGSSIGLEYQILDDDLHPDAKLGNHEGSRTVSSLYDLIQADVNKPINPVGEWNTAHIISKNNHIEHWLNGTKVLEYERKSDHFRKLVSESKYVKWPNFGELEKGQILLQDHGDLVSFKNVKVRSINPTKE; from the coding sequence ATGAAAACTTTAACATTGATCAACAAGTCATTATTGTTGCTTAGTATTACATTCTTATTTAGCTGTAATAAGAAAGACAATACTCCATGGGTAAAACTATTTGATGGAGAAACATTAAACGGTTGGCACCAAAAAGGTGGAAATGCAAAATACACCGTAAGAGATGGAGCAATTGTTGGAAGCACCATACACAACACTCCAAATTCTTTTTTAACTACAGACAAAACTTATAGTGACTTTATATTAGAATTAGATTATAAAGTAGATCCTAGTATGAATTCTGGAATACAGATTAGAAGTAATAGTTTTCCACATTATAGAGACGGAAGAGTACATGGTTATCAAGTAGAAATAGATCCATCTGAACGTGCTTGGAGTGGAGGTATTTATGATGAAGCAAGACGTGGTTGGTTAAACCCACTAGATAACAATCCGGCTGCACAAAAAGCTTTTAAACAAAATGAATGGAATCACTATAGAATAGAAGCTATTGGAGATACCATAAAAACATGGGTAAACGGAGTTCCTGCTGCTTATTTAATTGATGAAAAAACAAGTGAAGGATTTATTTGCTTACAAGTACATAGTATTCACTCTAACAAAAAAGAAGGAACAGAAATTGTGTGGAAAAACATTAAAATTTTAACAGAAAACGTTTCTAAATACACTACCAAATCCACTATTGATCCTATTATTGCTAAAAACCAATTAACCATTGATGAAAAGAAAAAAGGTTGGAAGTTATTATGGGATGGAAAAACAACCAACGGTTGGCGTGGTGCTAAACTTGATAAATTCCCTGAAAAAGGTTGGGTTATAGAAAATGGAGAGTTAAGCGTATTATCATCTGGAGGAGCAGAATCTAGAGCTGGAGGTGATATTGTTACGAATGAATTATTTAAAGACTTTGAATTAAAAGTTGATTTTAAAGTGACTCCTGGAGGTAATAGTGGTATTAAATATTACGTTGATACAGAAATCAATAAAGGATCTGGTTCTTCTATAGGTTTAGAATATCAAATTTTAGATGATGACTTACATCCAGATGCAAAATTAGGAAACCACGAAGGAAGTAGAACGGTTAGTTCTTTATATGACTTAATTCAAGCAGATGTTAACAAACCTATCAACCCTGTTGGAGAGTGGAACACAGCGCATATTATTTCTAAAAACAACCATATTGAACACTGGTTAAACGGAACTAAAGTTTTAGAATACGAAAGAAAAAGTGATCATTTTAGAAAACTAGTTTCTGAAAGTAAATACGTTAAATGGCCAAACTTTGGAGAATTAGAAAAAGGTCAAATTTTATTACAAGACCACGGAGACTTGGTTTCTTTTAAAAACGTAAAAGTTCGTTCTATTAACCCTACTAAAGAATAA
- a CDS encoding SusC/RagA family TonB-linked outer membrane protein: MEKLKMLLVVLLVGFTTSTWAQSKVGGIVTDSQKMPVPGVSIVIKGTSTGVVTDFDGRYQISLEKGDELEFTYLGFKKHSVVYNGQVNLNVSLIEDTSELDEVVLIGYGSVKKSDLTGAVVSLDNKTITEQKKTNIGQALQGRVAGVDVRVNNNKPGAPISIDIRGNTKIQNTDATRDGLSDNIEDDLSKPLYVVDGVFFDDINILNPSDIQQIDILKDASATAIYGSRGANGVVLITTKNGIEGKTVFTYEATVGINSVANKPKMFNGDEYVAFVEDVIRSRNWQGLFDFGAGVYPTVDDYNNLAVDFSGEFRTSNEEADNVANRRYTDWQNDYLKTSLQTSHSVGMSGGSNGLTYNGSIGYLRDEGVMGDQVFERYNLSTSISKKVTEKFTLGLKAYLSLSERETGSNELFRSTLRLAPTVNPRDPQGNLIMFPDDQDGRFTNPYYEAYDNAWLNNRRTLDVISNVFLNYKPTSWLNFKTQFAPNLRATRHGQQFGLLTKSARNEASRTRAYYDAYFDSSYTWDNIIDVDFDVAEGHNLKTTLVSSLYYRQDENSKIETRNFDTDAYKFYNTGAGLDVMAYNTNYVKETLASFAARLNYSIRDKYLFTFTGRYDGSSKLAVGHEWAFFPSAAFAWKASQEDFLQNVDWLSNLKFRLSYGESGNDDSASPYQSLAFLNGSDYPFGSDHVNGVQVAGLANYDLTWERSKEFNFGLDVAVFQNRIRLGLEVYNKKTVDAILGKALSSITGYGTAIGNYGSVRNKGVELTLNTVNVQTQDFKWSTSINFARNKNEILELDGTLDKIPYGNHGVLQVGQPVDAIYSYEMIGIWQLDEAAEAHQYNSFPGKWKYKDQNNDGVLNQDDNTVIGSVSPDWIGGMTNTFTYKNLDLSIQMHTRQGVYGHSEFYNNFAPWQNDRAKFNKVKLDYWTPNNQNAKNPAAHYGSTGDDYYTDFDFVKIGNIGLGYNFSKDVLDKLKMSSLRLTVDVQNPFTFTDYAGPDPETGMNNTYNASYMTKTVLFGLKLAY; encoded by the coding sequence ATGGAAAAACTAAAAATGTTATTGGTTGTCTTATTGGTTGGCTTTACAACCAGTACATGGGCACAGAGCAAAGTAGGGGGGATTGTAACAGATTCCCAAAAAATGCCTGTACCAGGAGTTAGTATTGTGATAAAGGGAACCTCGACAGGTGTGGTTACGGATTTTGATGGACGGTATCAAATTTCATTAGAAAAAGGTGATGAGTTGGAGTTTACTTATCTAGGGTTTAAAAAACACTCTGTGGTATATAATGGTCAGGTTAACTTAAATGTATCTTTAATAGAGGATACATCTGAACTTGACGAAGTGGTACTTATTGGTTATGGTTCTGTTAAAAAAAGTGATTTAACAGGAGCAGTAGTTTCTTTAGATAATAAAACTATTACCGAGCAAAAGAAAACCAATATTGGTCAAGCTTTACAAGGGCGTGTAGCTGGGGTTGATGTTAGGGTTAATAATAACAAACCAGGAGCTCCAATTTCTATAGATATTAGGGGGAATACCAAAATTCAGAATACAGATGCTACTCGTGATGGGTTAAGTGATAATATTGAAGATGATTTATCAAAACCTTTATATGTAGTAGATGGAGTATTCTTTGATGATATCAATATTTTAAACCCTTCTGATATTCAACAAATAGATATTTTAAAAGATGCCTCTGCTACTGCAATTTATGGTTCTAGAGGAGCAAATGGTGTGGTTTTGATTACAACTAAAAATGGTATTGAAGGAAAAACTGTTTTTACTTATGAAGCAACTGTGGGGATAAATTCTGTAGCTAATAAACCAAAGATGTTTAATGGTGATGAATATGTTGCTTTTGTAGAAGATGTAATTAGAAGTAGAAATTGGCAAGGACTTTTTGATTTTGGTGCGGGAGTTTATCCTACAGTAGATGATTATAATAATTTGGCAGTAGATTTTTCAGGTGAGTTTAGAACTTCAAACGAAGAAGCAGACAATGTAGCGAATCGTCGTTATACAGATTGGCAGAATGATTATTTAAAAACAAGTCTTCAAACAAGCCATAGTGTTGGAATGTCTGGAGGGAGTAATGGTCTTACTTATAACGGATCTATAGGATACTTAAGAGACGAAGGAGTGATGGGGGATCAAGTGTTTGAACGCTACAACTTAAGTACTTCGATCTCTAAAAAAGTAACAGAAAAGTTTACTTTAGGTTTAAAAGCTTATTTGTCTCTTTCTGAAAGAGAAACAGGAAGTAATGAGTTGTTTAGAAGTACCTTGCGTTTGGCTCCTACAGTAAATCCTCGTGACCCACAAGGAAATCTTATCATGTTTCCAGACGATCAAGATGGACGTTTTACCAACCCATATTATGAAGCTTATGATAATGCATGGTTAAATAATAGAAGAACTTTAGATGTTATTTCTAATGTATTTTTAAACTATAAGCCAACAAGTTGGTTAAACTTTAAAACTCAATTCGCTCCTAATTTAAGAGCGACTCGTCATGGACAACAGTTTGGGTTGTTAACTAAATCTGCTAGAAATGAAGCATCACGTACTAGAGCTTATTACGATGCTTATTTTGATAGTTCTTATACTTGGGATAATATAATAGATGTAGATTTTGATGTAGCAGAAGGTCATAATTTAAAAACAACCTTAGTCTCTTCTTTATATTATAGACAAGATGAAAATAGTAAAATTGAAACCAGAAACTTTGATACAGATGCCTATAAGTTTTATAACACAGGTGCTGGTTTAGATGTAATGGCTTATAACACAAACTATGTAAAAGAAACTTTAGCTTCTTTTGCTGCTAGGTTAAACTATAGTATTAGAGATAAGTATTTATTCACCTTTACAGGAAGATATGATGGTTCTTCTAAATTAGCAGTCGGTCATGAATGGGCATTTTTCCCATCCGCAGCTTTTGCATGGAAAGCAAGTCAAGAAGATTTCTTACAAAATGTAGATTGGTTAAGTAATCTTAAGTTCCGTTTAAGTTATGGGGAATCAGGAAATGATGATTCAGCAAGTCCATACCAATCATTAGCATTCTTAAATGGATCAGATTATCCATTTGGATCAGATCATGTAAATGGAGTGCAAGTAGCAGGTTTGGCTAATTACGATTTAACTTGGGAGCGTTCAAAGGAATTTAACTTTGGTTTAGATGTAGCTGTTTTTCAAAACAGAATACGTTTAGGATTGGAGGTTTACAATAAAAAAACGGTTGATGCTATTTTAGGAAAAGCACTATCATCTATTACTGGTTATGGAACAGCGATAGGAAACTATGGGTCTGTAAGAAATAAAGGGGTGGAATTAACATTAAATACTGTAAATGTTCAAACACAAGATTTTAAATGGTCTACAAGTATAAATTTTGCTAGAAATAAAAATGAAATTTTAGAGTTAGATGGTACTTTGGATAAAATTCCATATGGAAATCATGGAGTACTTCAGGTAGGTCAACCTGTAGATGCTATTTATAGTTATGAGATGATTGGAATCTGGCAGTTAGATGAAGCTGCAGAAGCACACCAATACAATAGTTTTCCAGGAAAATGGAAATACAAAGATCAGAATAACGATGGTGTATTAAACCAAGATGACAATACCGTAATTGGATCGGTATCTCCAGACTGGATTGGAGGAATGACCAATACTTTTACCTACAAAAATTTAGACTTATCAATACAAATGCACACAAGACAAGGAGTTTATGGGCATTCAGAATTTTATAACAATTTTGCTCCTTGGCAAAATGATAGAGCTAAGTTTAATAAGGTGAAATTAGATTATTGGACACCTAATAATCAAAATGCTAAGAATCCAGCGGCTCATTATGGATCAACAGGTGATGATTATTATACAGATTTCGATTTTGTTAAAATCGGTAACATTGGATTAGGATATAATTTCTCTAAAGATGTACTAGATAAATTAAAGATGTCAAGTCTTAGGTTAACTGTTGATGTACAAAACCCATTTACGTTTACTGATTATGCCGGACCAGATCCTGAAACAGGAATGAATAATACATATAACGCAAGTTATATGACAAAAACAGTATTGTTCGGACTTAAGTTAGCATACTAA